In the genome of Aequorivita sp. H23M31, the window TGCGTGTAATTGCGGCTACCAATAGTGATTTAAGAGAAATGGTTGCTAAAGAAACCTTTCGGGAAGATCTTTATTATCGCTTAACGGTTGTGGAAATACAAGTTCCACCACTGAGAGATAGAAAAGAGGACATTCCACTAATTGCGGATAAATTCCTCTACAAATATGGTAATGAATACAAAGGACGATATGTTACCATTGATACGGAAGCCAAAGAACTTATAAACCGTTATGATTGGCCGGGCAATATCCGGGAGCTTGAAAATGTAATTCAGCGGGCGGTGATTATGTGCGATAGAACCATAGGCGTTAAGGATCTACCAGAAACCTTAAAATTCCAAATAGATTTTCCAGAGGAAGGATTGTTGCCATTAAAGGATATGGAGCGAAAATATATTCAAAAAGTATTGGTTGCAACAAACAACAACCAAACTAAGGCAGCGGAAATCCTACAAATAGACCGGAAAACTTTGAGGGCAAAGATCAAAGAAGAATAGTCAGTTAATATCGTTTTACCTTTGTACCGAGAACCTATGAGCTATTTATTCAGTTAATCGTGGGCATGATTTCTCCCAGGAAAATTAAAAAATGTTATTTTTTTCTAACTCACGTTTCAACTGCGCTCAAGGGGACATAGATAAATTTGTTTTACAATCACTAATTTCCTTTTTTTAGGCTTTTCCATTAAATTTAAAAGAAACTGCCTATTGTCAATAAAGCACAAATGCCCAAAATGATAAGGATAGCTATGGTCCAAAATTGCGTTTCGTTTTTAAGCAGAAATCGTACTCCTATAATCAAGAATATAATTTGTGCCAAAAGAAAGGGGATGGTTAAAAGTTCCCTAAATACACCAATTAATACAAAATCCAAATTATAAACATTGATCAACCAGAGCAGAACAAAGTAAGTTACAATTACAAAGTTTATAATTGTCAACTTTTTATTTGTTATCAGCCTATTCATAATTTACTTTAAGAGGTTGTATATAGGATTGTATATTTCTATTTTGAATTTAATTTAGGATATTTTCCATAAACAAACTAAATATACAACAAAATCGCAGGTGTTTCCAAATAACCCCAGTATTCGAATCATTCATATTGTTGTTTCAATTATTGTAAAAATCGGGTAATTTCTCCCCAATTTGGAAATAATTCCCCATTGCCCAAGGTTCAACATTTTTAAGCCTGAAAACTTATATTGTTGATTTGATACGTTTTAATAGTTATTTTGAAGACATTGGGAATTCACGGCACATTGGTTGCTCGCTCTTGCACACATCATAAAAGTCTGATACGCAACTAAATTTTATAGTGTTTTGTGTAGATACTAACATAATCTGTGATTATTTTTGATATACAATCCAGATTCAGTTTTTGAAGTTGTGATTAAAACGGTTAACATCTTAACCAAAAACGGAATACCTAATAGGTAAGTTCTAAAACAAAAAGAAATGACAAACGAACAAACATTGGAAGAACCCAAACCGGTAAAAAAAGGAATGTTGGACAATGTATTGGAGCAATTCAATCATGCGGCCGACCAAATTAACCTGAACCCAAACGTTCGGAAAATCTTAAGTATTACAAACACTGAAATTGTCATCAACTTCCCTGTGCGCATGGACAGTGGGGATGTAGAGATCTTTACGGGATACCGTGTGCAGCACAATAATGCATTGGGCCCATACAAAGGTGGACTTCGATATCATCCCACTGTGGACATCAATGGAGCACGTGCCTTGGCGATGTGGATGACTTGGAAAACCTCTCTGGCTGGTCTTCCTTATGGCGGAGCAAAAGGTGGAATTCAAATTGATCCCTCAAAATATTCGGCAGGCGAGCTAGAGCGAATTACCCGCCGTTTTACGTATGCTCTTGGAGAAAACATAGGACCTGAACATGACATTCCCGCTCCCGATGTAAATACCAACGCACAGACAATGGCTTGGATTGCGGATACTTATATGAGCACTAAAAGTACCTCGGAACGGTCTAAAAACATGCACGTTGTTACGGGAAAACCTGTTGGCAGTGGTGGGCTTGAAGGTCGTGACCGGGCAACTGGATTTGGTGTGTTCTTGACTATTAAATTTTGGGCGGAAAAAACCAAACAAAGTTTAAAAGGAAAGAAATTCATTGTTCAAGGATTTGGCAATGTAGGTTATTGGTCTGCACATTTTCTTCAAAATGAAGGGGCAATATTGGTAGGGGTTCAAGATGCCTTTGGAAGTATTCAAAATAAAGACGGAATTAAAGTTGAGGATTTGTTCAACTATGCCAAATCAAACCACGGCAGTATTGTAGGTTTTCCCGAAGCGAAGGTTCTGGAGGGAAAGGATTTTTTCGGGTTAGATTGTGATATCTGTATTCCTGCTGCCCTAGGTAATCAAATAACCAAGCAAAATGCCGATTCTATAAAGGCTGTTTTAATAGCCGAAGGTGCAAATGGACCAACCGATGTAGAAGGTGAAAAGATATTGTTAGCCAAGGGCGTTACCATTATTCCGGATATAATGTGTAATTCGGGCGGAGTAATAGGGAGCTATTTTGAATGGCTGCAAAACCGTAACGGAGAATTATGGCAGCTAGATGAAATCTTGCTGAAAATTGAGAAAAAACTTCGAACCACTTTTGATAAGGTTACTGAATATTCCGAAGAGAAAAACCTGGATTTAAGAACTGCTGCTTTCTGCATTGCAATAGAACGTATTGAGAAGGCCTACATTCTTAGAGGTATTTTCCCATAATAAATTGGAAATTCCAATAAAATTTGGGGCATCTTTATCTATTCCCTCCTTCTGGAGATGCCCTTATTATTACGATAATCACCTACAGCAATGAAATATGGAAATTTGATATTGGAGAAAAAGGAGTATGTCTTTTTAAAGCGTTTGTTGAATGTTTCCAGCTATTATAAAGACCAAAACACCATAGCTTCCTTAAAAAAATTGAGCTCGGAACTTAATAAGGCCGTTATTTATGATAATGACGAAATGCCAGATGACGTAATCCGGTTTAACACGATTATTACCGTACAGTCTGGAACCTGGCAAACGGAGTTCCAATTGGTAATCCCGACCGAAAGGGATATAGCCGCTAACAAAATTTCCATATTGGCACCTATGGGCTCGGCTGTAATGGGTTATGCCCTGGGCGATTCCGTTACTTGGAATTTCCCCAATGGTGCTAAAGAACTGGAGATTACCAGTGTGAAACAAGCAGAGAAACCTATCGATATTGATGTATTATTGTAAATAAACCATATTCCTTAATACGAATCAAATATTTAAGAAGGAAAAATAAGACTAATTATATAATAGTCGATAATCAGAAAAATTACGAAATAATGGAAATTTACGATCACGATTCCCCCGAAGCTATTACTTATAAGAATAATTCTATCGAACTCGAAAATTGGCTTGAACATTTCCAATATATTCATAAAGAAATTTCTAGCCTGTTGGACATTGGAAAAACCGAACGCGCCAATTCGTCGGAATTTGGTCCAATCCTCTTAAATTTACAGAACAAACAAGAAGAGAACAGCGCTACGATCGATGATTTCAACAATTATAAAAACAATTTGCCCAAGGCGGCAGAATGTGAAGATGTATCCTGCGATATGTTTTATGTAAATGAACACGAAAGATATCGGAAGTCATACAGGGCGCATTTAGAAAGCTATCGTGAAATCAAGGAAGAATATTTTAGAATTCTCAGCAAATAACTTTTTCAATTTAAAATAGTAAAAAGTGGGCTTTTGAACTTATTATGGCCCCCTGACCAAAACCTATGAGCGAAAATCATCAGCCAAAAACCATTGGAATTGTTAAAACCCCAAATGATCCGCGGGTTTGTTTATTACCCAAAGAAGTAAAACGCCTAATTACCGAATTAAAATACAACGTTCAATTTGAACCTGGACTCGGGAGCTCACTGCAAATTGAGGACAGTCAATATATTGACACAGGCGCAACAAGCGTTTCTCGGCAACAATTATTTAAAACTTCGGATATAATCCTATCGGTTAACCATACCTATAATGGAGAAGAGTTAAAAGATGACTCTTTGTTTATCGGTATTTTCAATCCGCTTTTCCATTCGTCAAAATTAAATATTTACAAAGAACATTCTGCGTCGGTTTTCAGTCTGGATCTGCTTCCGCGTACAACTTTGGCACAATCGATGGACGTACTTTCTTCCATGGCTTCGTTGGCGGGATATAGAGCAGTAATTAAAGCTGCCGACTTATTTAACGGAATTTTTCCAATGTTTACAACCGCTGCTGGGACGCTTACTCCTGCAAAGGTTTTGATATTGGGTGCTGGAGTTGCGGGACTTCAGGCAATTGCAACCGCTCGAAGATTGGGAGCTGTGGTAGAAGCTTTTGACGTGCGAACTTCAGCAGGGGAAGAAGTTAGAAGTCTTGGAGCAACCTTCGTTGAAGTGGAAGGCCATACTGAATCTGCCAGTGCAGGCGGATATGCCGTAGAACAAACCGAGGAATACAAACAAAAACAGAAAGAACTGATCCACCAACATATTCTTTCAGCCAATGTGGTAATTAGCACAGCAAATATTCCTGGACGAAAAGCCCCCTTGCTTATCGAAACCCGGTCTGTAGATGCCATGCAGGCGGGAAGTGTAATTATTGACTTGGCAGCGGAACAGGGAGGAAATTGCGAACTTTCCAAAAACAACGAAATAATAGTATATAAGGGCGTAACCATACTCGGAAATTCAAATCTCTCGGCAGAAATATCCAGTTCGGCATCCCGCCTATTATCCAATAACTATTTCTCTTTTTTAAAATATATGTCCAAAGTTGAAAAACCGGATGATCCGTTACTTTCAGCAAGTCAGATATTGAATAAAGGACAATGGACGCACCCTCATTTTAAATCAACCCAAATCACTTAATTTATGGATTTCATCAATCAAAACATCCAAGAAATTTATTTTGTAGTCTTTTGTATTTTCATCGGTATAGAAGTTATCTCCAATGTTCCCGCAATTTTGCATACCCCACTTATGTCGGGCGCCAATGCTATTAGTGGGGTGATTTTGGTAGGCGCTATTTTATTGATGCTGAATATTCCTGCAGATGATTATCTCAATCTTACCTTAGGAGGAATTGCTATCTTTTTGGGTACCTTGAATATCTCCGGTGGATTTTTCGTCACCGGACGTATGCTTAAAATGTTCAATCCCAAAAAATGATAGTAATAGTTGCGGATCTAGTAATCCAAGGATCCTAGAATTGCCTATTTCATCAGTTTTATCCAAGTATTCAACCATAACCAATCTTCCTGCCAGGCAGGTTCTGAAAAAAGACAAACTCAATGCACGTAATAATTGAAGTCGGTTATCTATTAGCCACCATATCATTTATACTGGGACTCAAGTTTATGAGTTCACCCAAAAAAGCCAAAACGGGGAATCTTATTGCCGCGATTGGAATGATTCTCGCGGTAGTTCTTACATTTTTTGCAGGATATACCGGAACTGTCCCTTATATAAATCTCGTCATAATGCTCGTGGCGATTGTTATAGGAACTGTTGTTGGAAAGCGATTTTCCGATAAAGTGGAAATGACCGGAATGCCACAATTGGTTTCTCTCTTTAACGCAACAGGAGGTGGATGCGCCATGCTCTTAGGAATGATCGAAGCCAATCCAAACCATCCATCACCAGCTATTTTGACCATGCAAATTTTGCTGATTGCCGGTTTAATAACTGGAGCTATTGCCTTTACGGGAAGTATAATTGCCGAACGTAAGCTCGCTGGGAAAGTAAAGGATTATCGAACCATTGGCGTAGTGCTTACCGCACGAATTCTTTTGGCGCTTATGATACTTTTACCGGTTCTATATTTTGTAGGTGTAATACCCGTAAGTTTTGCCGTTTTCGTTTATTTCCTAGCCTTTCTAGCAATGGTTTATGGAGTTTTATTTGTTTTACCTATTGGAGGTGCGGATATGCCCGTAGTTATTTCGTTATTAAACAGTATAACAGGTATTGCCACAGCTTTTACAGGGTTGGTTTACGGAAATAAAGTGATGATTGCCGGTGGAATTTTTGTGGGTGCAGCTGGTATCTTCCTTACCCTCCTGATGTGTAAAGCTATGAACCGCTCTCTTATGAAAGTATTAGCGGGGAAATTTAAAAAGAGCACTGGAATCGTTTCCGATGAAGAGCAGGAAATAAAAGAAATAAGCGTTGCAGAAACTGCACTTTCACTTTCTTTTGCCCAAAAAGTGGCTGTGGTTCCTGGTTACGGATTAGCAGTAGCCCAAGCCCAGCACGTATGCGCCCAATTGCAGCAAATTTTGGAAAAAAGAAATTGCGAAGTTGATTATATTATCCATCCGGTAGCTGGCCGTATGCCAGGACATATGAACGTACTTTTAGCCGAAGCAAATGTTGACTATTCCCGATTGAAAGAAATGGATGAAGGCAATGAAGTGATGTCACAATACGATGTGGTATTGGTTATTGGCGCCAACGATGTGGTAAATCCCGCTGCTGAAAACAATCCCGATAGTCCAGTATATGGAATGCCTATTATTCGTGCACATGAAGCCAAACAAGTTGTTGTTATGAAACGTGGGAGAAGCAAAGGCTATGCTGGAGTAGAAAATGATCTTTTTGAAATGGACAATTGCAGTATTCTTTTCGGGGATGCAAAAGTTTCATTACAGGAGATTGTGAATCAGTTGAAGTTGATTTAAAGAATTATTTTTTATAAAAAACCTCTGACCCTCTGTGTCTCTGTGGCATTCTTTTCACCACGGTGGCACAGAGAACACGGATATCTACGATTTAAAGCGAAACAATCACCAAGATAGAACTGATAGAAATAAAAACCCACAACGAAATTCCAAGAATCATCGGCTTCCAACCTGCAGATTTTATTTTATCTACGGATAGTCCAGCTCCAATCAAGAATAAGGTCAACACCAATAACGATTTGGAAATACTTGTAATTCCTTCAGTAATGATATCCGGTATTGGCAGATAACTGTTCATTATAATTGCCAAAATAAAAAGAAAGATGAAATAGGGAATTTTCACACTTTTCCCTTTCCCTTTAAAAAGAAATACAGAAAGAATAGAAAGTGGAATAATCCAAAGCGCTCTGGCTAGTTTAACCGTAGTTGCAACTTTCAAAGCTTCCTCCCCAAAAGTATATGCGGCACCCACTACAGAACTTGTGTCGTGAATGGCTATAGCGCACCAAAGTCCAAATTGGTGCTGCGACAAGTCAAATAAATGTCCTAGAGGCGGAAAAACAATAAGAGCAATTGAATTCAGCAGAAAAATTACACCTAGAGAAATGGAGATATCCTTTTCATTCGCGTTTATTACAGGAGCAACCGCAGCAATCGCACTACCTCCACAAATAGCAGTTCCCGAACTGATAAGATGGCTTCCCTTTTTATCCATTTTTAACAATCTACCCAAAAAATATCCGAGGATTAGGGTTGCTGAAATGGAAAACACAGTAAGGATAAATCCATCCTTACCGGCATTTACAGTTTCTAACAGATTCATCCCAAAACCAAGTCCAACCACGGCGATTTTTAAAAGCCAATTAACTGCCGTGGAATTTAAGGTAAGAAAAGGATGGCCTAAGAAATAAGTGAAGAGAAAACCTCCAACCAGTGCTACGGGACTACTTATATATCCTGAGATACAAAGTACCATTGCAATAATAAAAAGTACTTTTACCCAAGTTTGACTATCGCTAATTTTTTCCATTTAATAGATTTCAATTACGATGCAAATTTCGAAAGGTTTTATCGATAATTTTTATCACAATTTGTTATGCCCTATTCCATTAGGTTATAATGGTTGATCAGGTAATTCTTCATCCATTCCGAGGTGGGATTATAATTGCCGTGAAGTCCAACAAACTGAAAAGTACGGAGGATTTCAAGCCCCTTAATATCCACAATGGTCAATGATCTATCTTTTAACTCGCGTGCAATGGAGTGTATGGAAAGAAACGCAAAACTGTCGGAATATAGAAGATAGTTTTTTATGCTCTCTGTACTGCCCAATTCCATCTGAATGTTGAAATTTTGTAGGTTAAGACTCTTTGCTTCTATAGCCTTTTCAATTACGATACGAGTGCCTGAGCCCTGTTCACGAAGAATAATGGGTAAAGTGAGAAGATCTTCCAACATAAGTTCTGAAGATTTAAATTTTCTATAAGAAGCTCTGCACGTTAAAACTATTTCATCTTTTAAAAATGGCTCATAATGCAATAACGGATTGTTCGTATTGCCTTCCACCAGACCTAAATCGGTTTTTTTCGCAAGTACCAGGGCTTCAATACGCTCAGAATTCTGATTAATTAGAGAAACGTTGATTTCTGGATGAACTGACTTAAATTTTGAAAGCAATGATGGAAGAATATATTGGGCAATTGTTGTGCTGGCTGCAAGAGTAATCTTGGACGGAAGGTTACCATCCAATTCGATAAATTCTCTATCTAAAGATTCATAAAGGGATAAGATTTTATTAGCGTAATCAAGACAAATCTCCCCTTCGTTGGTAAGGGATATGGTATTACCATGTCTATTGAAAAGCGCTTTTCCAAAATGCTTTTCCAGTTCATTTATATGTTTGGTTACTGCGGGTTGGGAGACGAAAAGTATTTTTGCCGCCTTTGTAAAGCTAAGCTGTTCGGCAACGGTTCTAAATACTTTAAGTCTAAAATCCATAGGTTTAGTTATGAAGTGGGTTGTTCTTTATTTTCCTTAAACACTACTGTTCTGTATGGAAATGGAATTTCGATTCCTTCGGCATCAAATCGTTTTTTAATACTTTCCAATAAATCACATTTCATATCAAAGGAGTTGGAATAATTTCTTGCCCAAACCCAAGCGCGAATGGTGACTGAAGATTCATTTAACGAAATCAATGCCACCCTTACAATGGGCTTCCCATCAAGGATATCCGTGGTAGAACGATTGTCGAAATTTAAAGGATGTTTTTCACATTCCTCACGCATTATTCTTTTAGCCAAATCAATATCGCTGTCATAGGAAATCCCTATTTCAATACGCTCACAGATTTTTAAATCCCGTAAGTTATAGTTTGTGAGCTTCTCCTTGTTTATTATGGCATTTGGGATAACAATCATTTTATTTCCAAAATCCCGTAGTACCGTATGTCTTAAAGTAATATCGACAACGGTCCCCATCATATCATCAGAAAGTTTTATAACATCTCCAATTCTAAAAGGTTTAAAGGAAATTATAAAAAAACCTCCAACGATATTTGCCAGGGCTTCTTGGGAGGCC includes:
- a CDS encoding YeiH family protein; this translates as MEKISDSQTWVKVLFIIAMVLCISGYISSPVALVGGFLFTYFLGHPFLTLNSTAVNWLLKIAVVGLGFGMNLLETVNAGKDGFILTVFSISATLILGYFLGRLLKMDKKGSHLISSGTAICGGSAIAAVAPVINANEKDISISLGVIFLLNSIALIVFPPLGHLFDLSQHQFGLWCAIAIHDTSSVVGAAYTFGEEALKVATTVKLARALWIIPLSILSVFLFKGKGKSVKIPYFIFLFILAIIMNSYLPIPDIITEGITSISKSLLVLTLFLIGAGLSVDKIKSAGWKPMILGISLWVFISISSILVIVSL
- a CDS encoding GreA/GreB family elongation factor, with amino-acid sequence MKYGNLILEKKEYVFLKRLLNVSSYYKDQNTIASLKKLSSELNKAVIYDNDEMPDDVIRFNTIITVQSGTWQTEFQLVIPTERDIAANKISILAPMGSAVMGYALGDSVTWNFPNGAKELEITSVKQAEKPIDIDVLL
- a CDS encoding LysR family transcriptional regulator gives rise to the protein MDFRLKVFRTVAEQLSFTKAAKILFVSQPAVTKHINELEKHFGKALFNRHGNTISLTNEGEICLDYANKILSLYESLDREFIELDGNLPSKITLAASTTIAQYILPSLLSKFKSVHPEINVSLINQNSERIEALVLAKKTDLGLVEGNTNNPLLHYEPFLKDEIVLTCRASYRKFKSSELMLEDLLTLPIILREQGSGTRIVIEKAIEAKSLNLQNFNIQMELGSTESIKNYLLYSDSFAFLSIHSIARELKDRSLTIVDIKGLEILRTFQFVGLHGNYNPTSEWMKNYLINHYNLME
- a CDS encoding NAD(P) transhydrogenase subunit alpha, whose amino-acid sequence is MSENHQPKTIGIVKTPNDPRVCLLPKEVKRLITELKYNVQFEPGLGSSLQIEDSQYIDTGATSVSRQQLFKTSDIILSVNHTYNGEELKDDSLFIGIFNPLFHSSKLNIYKEHSASVFSLDLLPRTTLAQSMDVLSSMASLAGYRAVIKAADLFNGIFPMFTTAAGTLTPAKVLILGAGVAGLQAIATARRLGAVVEAFDVRTSAGEEVRSLGATFVEVEGHTESASAGGYAVEQTEEYKQKQKELIHQHILSANVVISTANIPGRKAPLLIETRSVDAMQAGSVIIDLAAEQGGNCELSKNNEIIVYKGVTILGNSNLSAEISSSASRLLSNNYFSFLKYMSKVEKPDDPLLSASQILNKGQWTHPHFKSTQIT
- a CDS encoding mechanosensitive ion channel family protein — protein: MEFLYAFLVVIGVLFLRFITNQSYKWLITREKNQYSGVKPISILLVKRIFNIIWIVLGVMAISSLFFQDIYVRLQDNFRVIIYMGVVAILTIILASSSNIWFRKKVEHKVLAGEDSTVFKFLRYIVVVGMYIIGIMFMLMAFPSFKGIAQTALGGAGVLALIVGVASQEALANIVGGFFIISFKPFRIGDVIKLSDDMMGTVVDITLRHTVLRDFGNKMIVIPNAIINKEKLTNYNLRDLKICERIEIGISYDSDIDLAKRIMREECEKHPLNFDNRSTTDILDGKPIVRVALISLNESSVTIRAWVWARNYSNSFDMKCDLLESIKKRFDAEGIEIPFPYRTVVFKENKEQPTS
- a CDS encoding NAD(P) transhydrogenase subunit alpha part 2, with the translated sequence MDFINQNIQEIYFVVFCIFIGIEVISNVPAILHTPLMSGANAISGVILVGAILLMLNIPADDYLNLTLGGIAIFLGTLNISGGFFVTGRMLKMFNPKK
- a CDS encoding Glu/Leu/Phe/Val family dehydrogenase, with the protein product MTNEQTLEEPKPVKKGMLDNVLEQFNHAADQINLNPNVRKILSITNTEIVINFPVRMDSGDVEIFTGYRVQHNNALGPYKGGLRYHPTVDINGARALAMWMTWKTSLAGLPYGGAKGGIQIDPSKYSAGELERITRRFTYALGENIGPEHDIPAPDVNTNAQTMAWIADTYMSTKSTSERSKNMHVVTGKPVGSGGLEGRDRATGFGVFLTIKFWAEKTKQSLKGKKFIVQGFGNVGYWSAHFLQNEGAILVGVQDAFGSIQNKDGIKVEDLFNYAKSNHGSIVGFPEAKVLEGKDFFGLDCDICIPAALGNQITKQNADSIKAVLIAEGANGPTDVEGEKILLAKGVTIIPDIMCNSGGVIGSYFEWLQNRNGELWQLDEILLKIEKKLRTTFDKVTEYSEEKNLDLRTAAFCIAIERIEKAYILRGIFP
- a CDS encoding NAD(P)(+) transhydrogenase (Re/Si-specific) subunit beta, with amino-acid sequence MHVIIEVGYLLATISFILGLKFMSSPKKAKTGNLIAAIGMILAVVLTFFAGYTGTVPYINLVIMLVAIVIGTVVGKRFSDKVEMTGMPQLVSLFNATGGGCAMLLGMIEANPNHPSPAILTMQILLIAGLITGAIAFTGSIIAERKLAGKVKDYRTIGVVLTARILLALMILLPVLYFVGVIPVSFAVFVYFLAFLAMVYGVLFVLPIGGADMPVVISLLNSITGIATAFTGLVYGNKVMIAGGIFVGAAGIFLTLLMCKAMNRSLMKVLAGKFKKSTGIVSDEEQEIKEISVAETALSLSFAQKVAVVPGYGLAVAQAQHVCAQLQQILEKRNCEVDYIIHPVAGRMPGHMNVLLAEANVDYSRLKEMDEGNEVMSQYDVVLVIGANDVVNPAAENNPDSPVYGMPIIRAHEAKQVVVMKRGRSKGYAGVENDLFEMDNCSILFGDAKVSLQEIVNQLKLI